The following are encoded together in the Apis mellifera strain DH4 linkage group LG4, Amel_HAv3.1, whole genome shotgun sequence genome:
- the LOC412130 gene encoding ral GTPase-activating protein subunit beta isoform X6, whose translation MGFSKCFNSTRLRRKSKCSREIFSWSWKGSCFIYYKEVQWCMEVICFGLSLPLAEHDTVRDCVNVYCEWLSALYSTPKICVPRPIIDDPNFYARKIISHFHNLFVPRKGEVWPFLYQDLGTDTINRQAVLCHRVLRTLQQIARGPATLERETWESLLLFLIGINDALLAPPATREDVGEQLCERVLGVLLEVWLVACERNFPSPPLWRTLRESCLRWRHRLALVEQWNRVCLALTARLLQIMYGPMFPELKISEEDSQLVPPTMSDEAVAQAWYRLLRTIGDPVDLCRPAVISQTQAFLQYAIASPNVIDPCQHPCLQSLPQIFLKAIKGIAGQVDAFLGVSQACCWEECCVSTITCGSASAGSGGVGWDKSSSKDMTQPSPTPPTQRRLAKSFSVTPSAVTKGIPKASLIGLTTSRVSSTPPILMSNSGPSSASSTTSMTSLVQDIRPPLAPGRPKCNSILHLFGEWLFEAAFIGTDGWTQNLPQPSGASKRPSSVLVEGPSSLQEAINDVPPALCIDRYESGRAEALGALCRIFCAKKTGEEILPIYLSRFYQAMNHGLKVDESRECGETLASILLNSADLFRLDLNGVQVLVPAVISALETVLPEKDLKLKSNVVSKSDLRRASIHLLISILVLPLHFQNLTIKELPTFINSMISEKNHVTFAQLKSKLMNLLINALQVETDSQNTHMLLGALLLSVQDSAAAEEVEQVTQPDTIAHDPTVNLLSSVTSDSASQISISSDQRSLGDTSDITTLQEECIAFDSAHALFVRATYLVCHRLISSWKTDLNISLAALEILSGLARTRIRETARKLTDALECKRAVKWLCDYIAYQCWRPPPAHSKDLHSSIVAAFSCLRTWLTAHSQLLQDKDCLTTVLEVVELGVSGTKSIGKPGEPIKMKDEKELKPASMRVRDAADALLTVILEQVGYFPSACGAQSLSSLLDEVSLLRHCNSWTGGRVPRQAAVERFRYFVAENATILALLEEPLGNDQDPQPTVTVLIRGPFGRHAWTMQLRHLPRHRSSIRSVNTNPGRPLPLAEAAPRTDYKPKFFPDNVDRIPHCKVDESIPSLEAVMNDNDIVRNEHQILSQLLECQMTIETKYSDGNDKISEEKIEECVPPQICHEFQTARLFLSHFGFLNMEPRETNESRNNGLTALDPTIPGFCLDLETLDNISPRTCDTVYIFYVKAGQKTSTEILSNVLHESNVSSNFLEFLNSLGWPVSVSTHAGWTGHISTSWRVTPQLNVPQPAHSDHGGALYNGDTHVLYWADVSSEIAFIVPTQLNNMVNSDSLEETSYCSDVSVNQVWFERNINESTSPRNSGTGQNTMQNSRTMSLDLEKQPSSLTGSNSSNADLNKSRKTTKQVLPVQIDIKIIVVWLESLEDFAHFPIGDLLPCTYSGLEQSKIIQVSDVQVIFLQALSSGLMRVRLQGPVSRINLATPLIDGMVVSRRVLGTLVRQTALNMGRRKRLDNDSYHPPHVRRRLKIQEMVQKYKKDLTEPELLTLLFNSTQTYQI comes from the exons ATGGGCTTCTCTAAGTGTTTTAATTCAACAAGGCTCAGAAGAAAGTCAAAGTGTTCTAGAGAAATTTTCTCCTGGAGCTGGAAAGGAAGTTGCTTTATCTATT ATAAAGAAGTTCAATGGTGTATGGAAGTAATATGCTTTGGACTATCATTACCTCTAGCTGAACATGATACTGTTCGAGACTGTGTTAATGTATATTGTGAATGGTTATCTGCATTATATTCTACACCAAAGATTTGTGTACCTAGACCAATTATAGATGATCCTAATTTCTATGCCAGAAAAATAATCAgtcattttcataatttgtttGTTCCACGAAAAGGAGaag TCTGGCCATTTTTATATCAGGATTTAG GAACAGATACAATTAATCGGCAAGCTGTTTTATGTCATAGAGTACTTAGAACATTACAACAAATTGCAAGAGGACCTGCTACTTTAGAGAGGGAAACTTGGGAaagcttattattatttcttattggtATTAATGATGCACTTTTAGCTCCTCCAGCAACAAGAGAAGATGTTGGAGAGCAATTATGTGAAAGAGTTTTAGGTGTATTATTAGag gtaTGGTTAGTAGCATGTGAACGAAATTTTCCATCACCACCATTATGGCGTACATTAAGAGAATCATGTCTTCGTTGGCGGCATAGATTAGCATTGGTAGAACAATGGAATCGTGTTTGTCTTGCTCTTACAGCAAGACTCTTACAAATTATGTATGGTCCAATGTTtccagaattaaaaataa gtGAAGAAGATTCACAACTTGTACCACCTACAATGTCAGATGAAGCAGTAGCCCAAGCCTGGTATAGACTTTTGCGAACTATAGGAGATCCTGTTGATTTATGCAGACCTGCTGTTATTTCACAAACACAAGCATTTTTACAATATGCTATTGCTAGTCCAAATGTAATAGATCCATGTCAACATCCATGTTTACAGAGTTTaccacaaatatttttgaaagccATTAAAGGTATAGCTGGACAAGTTGATGCTTTTCTtg GAGTTTCACAGGCATGTTGCTGGGAAGAATGTTGTGTATCTACCATCACATGTGGATCTGCTAGTGCTGGAAGTGGAGGTGTAGGGTGGGATAAATCAAGTAGTAAGGATATGACACAACCTTCTCCTACACCTCCAACACAACGCAGACTTGCCAAAAGTTTCAGTGTAACACCTTCTGCAGTGACTAAGG gaaTTCCAAAAGCTTCCTTGATCGGTTTAACAACGAGTCGAGTTTCAAGTACACCACCTATATTAATGTCTAATTCTGGACCATCTTCAGCTTCAAGTACAACat cTATGACTTCATTAGTTCAAGATATAAGACCTCCTTTAGCTCCAGGACGTCCAAAATGTAATAGTATATTACATCTTTTTGGTGAATGGTTATTTGAAGCTGCATTTATAGGTACAGATGGATGGACACAAAATTTACCAC AACCATCAGGTGCATCAAAACGTCCATCTTCTGTACTTGTTGAGGGCCCTAGTTCTTTACAAGAAGCTATTAATGATGTTCCACCAGCTCTTTGTATAGATCGTTATGAATCTGGAAGAGCTGAAGCTTTAGGTGCATTATGCCGAATATTTTGTGCTAAAAAAActggagaagaaattttaccCATTTATCTGTCCAGATTTTATCAAGCAATGAATCATGGTCTTAAAGTTGATGAA tcTCGAGAATGTGGAGAAACATTAGCAAGTATTCTTTTGAATTCTGCTGATTTATTTCGTCTAGATTTAAATGGCGTACAAGTATTAGTACCTGCAGTAATATCAGCATTAGAAACTGTACTTccagaaaaagatttaaaacttaaatctaatGTTGTATCAAAATCAGATTTACGAAGGGCCTCAATACATCTACTAATATCAATACTAGTATTACCTTTACACTTCCAA aatcttACTATTAAAGAACTTccaacatttataaattcaatgattAGTGAAAAAAATCATGTAACATTTGcgcaattaaaatcaaaacttaTGAATTTGCTTATAAATGCATTACAAGTTGAAACTGATTCTCAGAATACACATATGTTGTTAg gtgcTCTTTTGTTAAGTGTACAAGATTCTGCAGCAGCAGAAGAAGTTGAACAAGTTACACAACCTGATACTATAGCACATGATCCtactgtaaatttattatcatcag TCACCAGTGATTCTGCCAGTCAAATAAGCATATCCAGTGATCAACGCTCGCTCGGTGATACCTCTGATATTACAACTCTTCAAGAGGAATGTATTGCATTTG ATTCAGCTCATGCTCTTTTTGTAAGAGCAACATATTTAGTTTGTCATAGATTAATATCATCATGGAAAACAGACTTAAATATTTCCTTAGCAGctcttgaaatattatcaGGCTTAGCCAGAACACGTATTCGCGAAACAg CAAGAAAATTAACag atGCTTTAGAATGTAAACGAGCTGTGAAATGGCTTTGTGATTATATTGCATATCAGTGTTGGCGTCCACCACCAGCTCATTCAAAAGATCTTCATTCTTCTATTGTTGCTGCATTTAGTTGCTTAAGAACTTGGTTAACTGCTCATTCACAATTATTACAA gatAAGGATTGTTTAACAACAGTTTTAGAAGTAGTTGAACTTGGTGTATCAGGAACAAAAAGTATAGGAAAACCTGGTGAAcctattaaaatgaaagatgaaaaagaattaaaaccaGCATCTATGCGTGTTAGAGATGCTGCTGATGCGCTTCTTACAGTTATTTTGGAacaa gtTGGTTATTTCCCTAGTGCATGTGGAGCACAATCATTATCATCTTTATTAGATGAAGTATCTCTTTTACGACATTGCAATAGTTGGACTGGTGGTCGAGTTCCACGTCAAGCAGCAGTTGAaagatttcgatattttgttGCCGAAAATGCTACTATATTAGCTTTATTAGAAGAACCTCTTGGAAATGATCAAGATCCACAACCTACAGTAACTGTATTAATACGTGGTCCATTTGGAAGACATGCATGGACCATGCAACTTCGACATTTACCGAGGCATAGATCTAGTATCAGAAGTGTAAATACAAATCCAGGTCGACCATTACCATTAGCAGAAGCTGCTCCACGAACAGATTATAAGCCTAAATTTTTTCCTGATAATGTAGATCGAATACCGCATTGTAAAGt ggATGAATCTATTCCAAGTTTAGAAGCAGTTATGAATGACAATGATATTGTGAGAAATGaacatcaaattttatcacaatTATTAGAATGTCAAATGACtatcgaaacaaaatatagtgatggaaatgataaaatttcagaggaaaaaatagaagaatgtGTACCACCTCAAATTTGTCACGAATTTCAAACTGCGCGTTTATTTTTAAGCCATTTTGGTTTCTTAAATATGGAACCTAGAGAAACTAATGAATCTAGAAACAATGGTCTTACTGCTTTAGATCCAACCATTCCAGGATTTTGTTTAGATTTAGAGACTTTAGATAACATTAGTCCAAGAACATGTGATactgtgtatattttttatgttaaagcTGGTCAGAAAACTTCAacagaaatattatctaatgtg ttacaTGAATCGAATGTATCGTCaaatttcttagaatttttaaattctcttggTTGGCCAGTTTCGGTATCAACACATGCAGGTTGGACTGGCCATATTTCTACTTCATGGAGAGTAACACCACAACTAAATGTACCACAACCAGCTCATAGTGATCATGGTGGAGCTCTATATAATGGTGATACTCATGTACTTTATTGGGCAGATGTTAGCTCAGAAATTGCTTTCATTGTACCCACTCAGTTGAATAATATGGTAAATTCAGATTCATTGGAAGAAACAAGTTATTGTAGTGATGTCAGTGTTAATCAAG TTTggttcgaaagaaatattaatgaaagtaCTTCTCCGCGAAATAGTGGTACAGGACAAAACACAATGCAAAACTCACGGACAATGTCACTTGATTTAGAAAAACAACCTTCTAGTTTAACAGGATCCAATTCTTCCAAtgcagatttaaataaatcaagaaaaacaACTAAACAAGTTTTACCTGtacaaattgatattaaaattatagttgTTTGGTTAGAAAGTTTAGAAGATTTTGCTCATTTTCCAATTG GTGATCTTCTTCCTTGTACTTACAGTGGTCTTGagcaatcaaaaataattcaagtatCAGATGTAcaagtaatttttcttcaagcTCTTAGTAGTGGATTAATGAGAGTCAGATTACAAGGTCCAGTTTCTAGAATTAATTTAGCTACTCCTTTAATTGATGGAATGGTTGTATCTAGAAGGGTACTAGGAACTCTTGTTAGGCAAACTGCATTAAATATGGGACGTAGAAAGAGGCTTGACAATGATAG tTACCATCCACCACATGTACGTAGACGtttgaaaattcaagaaatggtacaaaaatataagaaagattTAACTGAACCAGAATTATTaacacttttatttaatagtacTCAaacttatcaaatttaa
- the LOC412130 gene encoding ral GTPase-activating protein subunit beta isoform X8: protein MNLGVFNRVNLKDTQGGMYSEWASLSVLIQQGSEESQSVLEKFSPGAGKEVALSIVRQLAANLGITQAAEPSPLCTDKEVQWCMEVICFGLSLPLAEHDTVRDCVNVYCEWLSALYSTPKICVPRPIIDDPNFYARKIISHFHNLFVPRKGEGTDTINRQAVLCHRVLRTLQQIARGPATLERETWESLLLFLIGINDALLAPPATREDVGEQLCERVLGVLLEVWLVACERNFPSPPLWRTLRESCLRWRHRLALVEQWNRVCLALTARLLQIMYGPMFPELKISEEDSQLVPPTMSDEAVAQAWYRLLRTIGDPVDLCRPAVISQTQAFLQYAIASPNVIDPCQHPCLQSLPQIFLKAIKGIAGQVDAFLGVSQACCWEECCVSTITCGSASAGSGGVGWDKSSSKDMTQPSPTPPTQRRLAKSFSVTPSAVTKGIPKASLIGLTTSRVSSTPPILMSNSGPSSASSTTSMTSLVQDIRPPLAPGRPKCNSILHLFGEWLFEAAFIGTDGWTQNLPQPSGASKRPSSVLVEGPSSLQEAINDVPPALCIDRYESGRAEALGALCRIFCAKKTGEEILPIYLSRFYQAMNHGLKVDESRECGETLASILLNSADLFRLDLNGVQVLVPAVISALETVLPEKDLKLKSNVVSKSDLRRASIHLLISILVLPLHFQNLTIKELPTFINSMISEKNHVTFAQLKSKLMNLLINALQVETDSQNTHMLLGALLLSVQDSAAAEEVEQVTQPDTIAHDPTVNLLSSVTSDSASQISISSDQRSLGDTSDITTLQEECIAFDSAHALFVRATYLVCHRLISSWKTDLNISLAALEILSGLARTRIRETDALECKRAVKWLCDYIAYQCWRPPPAHSKDLHSSIVAAFSCLRTWLTAHSQLLQDKDCLTTVLEVVELGVSGTKSIGKPGEPIKMKDEKELKPASMRVRDAADALLTVILEQVGYFPSACGAQSLSSLLDEVSLLRHCNSWTGGRVPRQAAVERFRYFVAENATILALLEEPLGNDQDPQPTVTVLIRGPFGRHAWTMQLRHLPRHRSSIRSVNTNPGRPLPLAEAAPRTDYKPKFFPDNVDRIPHCKVDESIPSLEAVMNDNDIVRNEHQILSQLLECQMTIETKYSDGNDKISEEKIEECVPPQICHEFQTARLFLSHFGFLNMEPRETNESRNNGLTALDPTIPGFCLDLETLDNISPRTCDTVYIFYVKAGQKTSTEILSNVLHESNVSSNFLEFLNSLGWPVSVSTHAGWTGHISTSWRVTPQLNVPQPAHSDHGGALYNGDTHVLYWADVSSEIAFIVPTQLNNMVNSDSLEETSYCSDVSVNQVWFERNINESTSPRNSGTGQNTMQNSRTMSLDLEKQPSSLTGSNSSNADLNKSRKTTKQVLPVQIDIKIIVVWLESLEDFAHFPIGDLLPCTYSGLEQSKIIQVSDVQVIFLQALSSGLMRVRLQGPVSRINLATPLIDGMVVSRRVLGTLVRQTALNMGRRKRLDNDSYHPPHVRRRLKIQEMVQKYKKDLTEPELLTLLFNSTQTYQI, encoded by the exons atgaATTTAGGCGTGTTTAACAGAGTTAATCTTAAg GATACCCAAGGCGGAATGTATTCCGAATGGGCTTCTCTAAGTGTTTTAATTCAACAAGGCTCAGAAGAAAGTCAAAGTGTTCTAGAGAAATTTTCTCCTGGAGCTGGAAAGGAAGTTGCTTTATCTATTGTACGTCAATTGGCTGCAAATCTTGGTATTACACAAGCAGCTGAACCTAGTCCATTATGTACAGATAAAGAAGTTCAATGGTGTATGGAAGTAATATGCTTTGGACTATCATTACCTCTAGCTGAACATGATACTGTTCGAGACTGTGTTAATGTATATTGTGAATGGTTATCTGCATTATATTCTACACCAAAGATTTGTGTACCTAGACCAATTATAGATGATCCTAATTTCTATGCCAGAAAAATAATCAgtcattttcataatttgtttGTTCCACGAAAAGGAGaag GAACAGATACAATTAATCGGCAAGCTGTTTTATGTCATAGAGTACTTAGAACATTACAACAAATTGCAAGAGGACCTGCTACTTTAGAGAGGGAAACTTGGGAaagcttattattatttcttattggtATTAATGATGCACTTTTAGCTCCTCCAGCAACAAGAGAAGATGTTGGAGAGCAATTATGTGAAAGAGTTTTAGGTGTATTATTAGag gtaTGGTTAGTAGCATGTGAACGAAATTTTCCATCACCACCATTATGGCGTACATTAAGAGAATCATGTCTTCGTTGGCGGCATAGATTAGCATTGGTAGAACAATGGAATCGTGTTTGTCTTGCTCTTACAGCAAGACTCTTACAAATTATGTATGGTCCAATGTTtccagaattaaaaataa gtGAAGAAGATTCACAACTTGTACCACCTACAATGTCAGATGAAGCAGTAGCCCAAGCCTGGTATAGACTTTTGCGAACTATAGGAGATCCTGTTGATTTATGCAGACCTGCTGTTATTTCACAAACACAAGCATTTTTACAATATGCTATTGCTAGTCCAAATGTAATAGATCCATGTCAACATCCATGTTTACAGAGTTTaccacaaatatttttgaaagccATTAAAGGTATAGCTGGACAAGTTGATGCTTTTCTtg GAGTTTCACAGGCATGTTGCTGGGAAGAATGTTGTGTATCTACCATCACATGTGGATCTGCTAGTGCTGGAAGTGGAGGTGTAGGGTGGGATAAATCAAGTAGTAAGGATATGACACAACCTTCTCCTACACCTCCAACACAACGCAGACTTGCCAAAAGTTTCAGTGTAACACCTTCTGCAGTGACTAAGG gaaTTCCAAAAGCTTCCTTGATCGGTTTAACAACGAGTCGAGTTTCAAGTACACCACCTATATTAATGTCTAATTCTGGACCATCTTCAGCTTCAAGTACAACat cTATGACTTCATTAGTTCAAGATATAAGACCTCCTTTAGCTCCAGGACGTCCAAAATGTAATAGTATATTACATCTTTTTGGTGAATGGTTATTTGAAGCTGCATTTATAGGTACAGATGGATGGACACAAAATTTACCAC AACCATCAGGTGCATCAAAACGTCCATCTTCTGTACTTGTTGAGGGCCCTAGTTCTTTACAAGAAGCTATTAATGATGTTCCACCAGCTCTTTGTATAGATCGTTATGAATCTGGAAGAGCTGAAGCTTTAGGTGCATTATGCCGAATATTTTGTGCTAAAAAAActggagaagaaattttaccCATTTATCTGTCCAGATTTTATCAAGCAATGAATCATGGTCTTAAAGTTGATGAA tcTCGAGAATGTGGAGAAACATTAGCAAGTATTCTTTTGAATTCTGCTGATTTATTTCGTCTAGATTTAAATGGCGTACAAGTATTAGTACCTGCAGTAATATCAGCATTAGAAACTGTACTTccagaaaaagatttaaaacttaaatctaatGTTGTATCAAAATCAGATTTACGAAGGGCCTCAATACATCTACTAATATCAATACTAGTATTACCTTTACACTTCCAA aatcttACTATTAAAGAACTTccaacatttataaattcaatgattAGTGAAAAAAATCATGTAACATTTGcgcaattaaaatcaaaacttaTGAATTTGCTTATAAATGCATTACAAGTTGAAACTGATTCTCAGAATACACATATGTTGTTAg gtgcTCTTTTGTTAAGTGTACAAGATTCTGCAGCAGCAGAAGAAGTTGAACAAGTTACACAACCTGATACTATAGCACATGATCCtactgtaaatttattatcatcag TCACCAGTGATTCTGCCAGTCAAATAAGCATATCCAGTGATCAACGCTCGCTCGGTGATACCTCTGATATTACAACTCTTCAAGAGGAATGTATTGCATTTG ATTCAGCTCATGCTCTTTTTGTAAGAGCAACATATTTAGTTTGTCATAGATTAATATCATCATGGAAAACAGACTTAAATATTTCCTTAGCAGctcttgaaatattatcaGGCTTAGCCAGAACACGTATTCGCGAAACAg atGCTTTAGAATGTAAACGAGCTGTGAAATGGCTTTGTGATTATATTGCATATCAGTGTTGGCGTCCACCACCAGCTCATTCAAAAGATCTTCATTCTTCTATTGTTGCTGCATTTAGTTGCTTAAGAACTTGGTTAACTGCTCATTCACAATTATTACAA gatAAGGATTGTTTAACAACAGTTTTAGAAGTAGTTGAACTTGGTGTATCAGGAACAAAAAGTATAGGAAAACCTGGTGAAcctattaaaatgaaagatgaaaaagaattaaaaccaGCATCTATGCGTGTTAGAGATGCTGCTGATGCGCTTCTTACAGTTATTTTGGAacaa gtTGGTTATTTCCCTAGTGCATGTGGAGCACAATCATTATCATCTTTATTAGATGAAGTATCTCTTTTACGACATTGCAATAGTTGGACTGGTGGTCGAGTTCCACGTCAAGCAGCAGTTGAaagatttcgatattttgttGCCGAAAATGCTACTATATTAGCTTTATTAGAAGAACCTCTTGGAAATGATCAAGATCCACAACCTACAGTAACTGTATTAATACGTGGTCCATTTGGAAGACATGCATGGACCATGCAACTTCGACATTTACCGAGGCATAGATCTAGTATCAGAAGTGTAAATACAAATCCAGGTCGACCATTACCATTAGCAGAAGCTGCTCCACGAACAGATTATAAGCCTAAATTTTTTCCTGATAATGTAGATCGAATACCGCATTGTAAAGt ggATGAATCTATTCCAAGTTTAGAAGCAGTTATGAATGACAATGATATTGTGAGAAATGaacatcaaattttatcacaatTATTAGAATGTCAAATGACtatcgaaacaaaatatagtgatggaaatgataaaatttcagaggaaaaaatagaagaatgtGTACCACCTCAAATTTGTCACGAATTTCAAACTGCGCGTTTATTTTTAAGCCATTTTGGTTTCTTAAATATGGAACCTAGAGAAACTAATGAATCTAGAAACAATGGTCTTACTGCTTTAGATCCAACCATTCCAGGATTTTGTTTAGATTTAGAGACTTTAGATAACATTAGTCCAAGAACATGTGATactgtgtatattttttatgttaaagcTGGTCAGAAAACTTCAacagaaatattatctaatgtg ttacaTGAATCGAATGTATCGTCaaatttcttagaatttttaaattctcttggTTGGCCAGTTTCGGTATCAACACATGCAGGTTGGACTGGCCATATTTCTACTTCATGGAGAGTAACACCACAACTAAATGTACCACAACCAGCTCATAGTGATCATGGTGGAGCTCTATATAATGGTGATACTCATGTACTTTATTGGGCAGATGTTAGCTCAGAAATTGCTTTCATTGTACCCACTCAGTTGAATAATATGGTAAATTCAGATTCATTGGAAGAAACAAGTTATTGTAGTGATGTCAGTGTTAATCAAG TTTggttcgaaagaaatattaatgaaagtaCTTCTCCGCGAAATAGTGGTACAGGACAAAACACAATGCAAAACTCACGGACAATGTCACTTGATTTAGAAAAACAACCTTCTAGTTTAACAGGATCCAATTCTTCCAAtgcagatttaaataaatcaagaaaaacaACTAAACAAGTTTTACCTGtacaaattgatattaaaattatagttgTTTGGTTAGAAAGTTTAGAAGATTTTGCTCATTTTCCAATTG GTGATCTTCTTCCTTGTACTTACAGTGGTCTTGagcaatcaaaaataattcaagtatCAGATGTAcaagtaatttttcttcaagcTCTTAGTAGTGGATTAATGAGAGTCAGATTACAAGGTCCAGTTTCTAGAATTAATTTAGCTACTCCTTTAATTGATGGAATGGTTGTATCTAGAAGGGTACTAGGAACTCTTGTTAGGCAAACTGCATTAAATATGGGACGTAGAAAGAGGCTTGACAATGATAG tTACCATCCACCACATGTACGTAGACGtttgaaaattcaagaaatggtacaaaaatataagaaagattTAACTGAACCAGAATTATTaacacttttatttaatagtacTCAaacttatcaaatttaa